The Megalops cyprinoides isolate fMegCyp1 chromosome 19, fMegCyp1.pri, whole genome shotgun sequence genome has a window encoding:
- the LOC118794897 gene encoding serine/threonine-protein kinase SBK1-like has product MSSSPLASRPSVDILEELQLIAAQNLEKLEINKYYDVIQELGKGTYGKVDLVVHKIRGTKMALKFLRKKTTKLRSFLREYSISLYLSPCPFIINMYGIAFETDEYYIFAQEYAPAGDLFDIIPPQVGLPETVAKRCVHQVTIALDYLHCKKLVHRDIKPENVLLFDRECRKVKLSDFGMTRRAGSPVKRVSGTIPYTAPELCDASRRDGFRVDHSTDVWAFGVLLFCMLTGNFPWEKALPSDGFYEEFARWQRRRPGAAVPSQWRRFSDEALRMFRKLLSLEPVRRCAAKEVFAHLGHGWMLDGEGGAAQPSELSPAPAPASSSSSSSSSSSSSCEEDVLVDRMKQQTLSPVRGVAPGVVVMETMPPHFSPVSASSPASSPNGYERVARDNSGGGRILVTTPIEICV; this is encoded by the exons ATGAGCTCCTCCCCCCTCGCATCCCGCCCCTCTGTTGACATCCTCGAGGAGCTGCAGCTCATTGCTGCCCAGAACCTGGAAAAGCTGGAGATCAACAAGTACTATGATGTCATACAGGAGCTGGGCAAGGGGACCTATGGCAAAGTGGACCTGGTCGTTCATAAAATCAGAG GCACAAAGATGGCGTTAAAGTTCCTCCGAAAGAAAACCACCAAACTGAGGAGCTTCCTGCGGGAGTACAGCATCTCACTGTACCTCTCACCCTGCCCCTTCATCATTAACATGTATGGCATTGCCTTCGAGACTGATGAGTACTACATCTTCGCCCAGGAGTATGCCCCAGCAGGGGACCTATTCGATATCATACCCCCACAG GTGGGGCTTCCTGAGACGGTGGCCAAGCGCTGCGTCCACCAGGTGACCATTGCGCTGGACTACCTGCACTGCAAGAAGCTGGTCCACCGTGACATCAAACCGGAGAATGTGCTGCTGTTCGACCGTGAGTGCCGCAAGGTCAAGCTGTCGGACTTCGGCATGACGCGGCGGGCGGGCTCGCCGGTGAAGCGCGTGAGTGGCACCATCCCGTACACGGCGCCGGAGCTGTGCGACGCCTCGCGGCGCGATGGCTTCCGCGTGGACCACAGCACAGATGTGTGGGCCTTCGGTGTGCTCCTCTTCTGCATGCTGACGGGCAACTTCCCCTGGGAGAAGGCGCTGCCATCCGATGGCTTCTATGAGGAGTTTGCACGCTGGCAGCGGCGCCGGCCGGGCGCAGCTGTGCCCTCGCAGTGGCGGCGCTTTTCCGATGAGGCTCTCCGCATGTTCCGCAAGTTGCTGTCGCTGGAGCCTGTACGCCGCTGCGCTGCCAAGGAAGTGTTCGCCCACCTGGGCCATGGCTGGATGCTGGACGGCGAAGGTGGGGCTGCGCAGCCGTCCGAGCTGAGCCCTGCCCCTGcgcccgcctcctcctcctcctcctcctcttcctcttcgtcCTCTTCCTGTGAGGAGGATGTGCTAGTGGACCGCATGAAGCAGCAGACCCTCTCGCCCGTCCGTGGTGTGGCCCCAGGTGTAGTGGTCATGGAGACAATGCCGCCCCACTTCTCCCCTGTGTCCGCCAGCAGCCCTGCATCATCCCCCAACGGCTATGAGCGTGTTGCCCGTGACAACAGCGGTGGTGGGCGCATCCTGGTGACCACGCCCATTGAGATTTGCGTGTAG